In Azospirillaceae bacterium, a genomic segment contains:
- a CDS encoding Ig-like domain-containing protein: MTQNKVIAAVVGVGALALLVWGLAHMQATQTAGGAAPKPTPVAAEAPTGPSAVPTFDVVRVGPDGTAVIAGRAMPGATVTVTDGSAVLGTVTADKHGEWVLTPTQALAPGSRTLSLTMKTAEGTEVAADETVTLVVPDAKRDVAGRKQNETGGALAVVTPRQGGSRVLQMPGKGDKSLTVAIDTIDYNRAGAVTVGGDAQPKAEVQLYLDNTLVGRAAADLAGRWSITPERLLDPGRYTLRADQVGPDGKVIARAEVTFERQPIADSDSRAVVVVPGNSLWTLARHLYGEGIQYTAIFEANQDQIRDANLIYPGQIFILPTSGPGAGGQAGGQGVGAAGGAGGHH; the protein is encoded by the coding sequence GTGACGCAGAACAAGGTCATTGCCGCCGTTGTCGGCGTGGGCGCCCTGGCGCTGCTGGTCTGGGGGTTGGCCCATATGCAGGCCACCCAGACGGCCGGCGGCGCCGCGCCCAAGCCGACCCCGGTGGCGGCCGAGGCGCCCACCGGCCCCAGCGCCGTTCCCACCTTTGACGTGGTCCGGGTCGGCCCTGACGGCACGGCGGTCATCGCCGGCCGCGCCATGCCGGGCGCCACGGTGACGGTCACGGACGGCAGCGCCGTGCTGGGCACGGTCACGGCCGACAAGCACGGCGAATGGGTGCTGACGCCCACCCAGGCGCTGGCCCCCGGTTCGCGCACCTTGTCGCTGACCATGAAGACCGCCGAGGGGACGGAGGTCGCGGCCGACGAGACCGTGACCCTGGTGGTGCCGGACGCCAAGCGCGACGTCGCCGGCCGCAAGCAGAACGAGACGGGCGGCGCCCTGGCCGTCGTGACCCCGCGCCAGGGCGGCAGCCGCGTGCTGCAGATGCCGGGCAAGGGCGACAAGTCGCTGACGGTCGCCATCGACACCATCGACTACAACCGCGCCGGCGCCGTCACCGTGGGCGGCGATGCCCAGCCCAAGGCCGAGGTGCAGCTGTATCTGGACAACACCCTGGTGGGCCGTGCCGCCGCCGATTTGGCCGGCCGCTGGTCCATCACCCCGGAACGCCTGCTGGACCCCGGCCGCTATACCCTGCGCGCCGACCAGGTGGGGCCGGACGGCAAGGTGATCGCCCGCGCCGAGGTGACGTTCGAACGCCAGCCCATCGCCGACAGCGACAGCCGCGCGGTGGTGGTGGTGCCGGGCAACAGCCTGTGGACCTTGGCCCGCCACCTCTATGGCGAAGGCATCCAGTACACCGCCATCTTCGAGGCCAACCAGGACCAGATCCGCGATGCCAACCTGATCTACCCGGGCCAGATCTTCATCCTGCCCACGTCCGGGCCGGGGGCGGGTGGACAGGCGGGCGGCCAGGGCGTTGGTGCGGCCGGCGGCGCCGGCGGGCATCACTGA
- a CDS encoding TIGR00730 family Rossman fold protein: MTKVRSVCVYCGSSGQVSEAYKKAAHDLGTRIGEAGLQLVYGGGRVGLMGITADATLAAGGEVVGIIPSHIQTTEVDHSGLTELHIVDSMHTRKRMMVDRSDAFVVMPGGLGTLDEAFEIITWRQLKLHDKPVVIANINGYWDPLRALLTHIRGTGFGRGEIETYFTFVDSVDAILPALRQAPDSVQVPAVDRL; the protein is encoded by the coding sequence ATGACCAAGGTGCGTAGCGTCTGCGTCTATTGCGGGTCTTCGGGCCAGGTGTCCGAGGCATACAAGAAGGCCGCCCACGATTTGGGCACGCGCATCGGCGAGGCCGGGCTGCAACTGGTCTACGGCGGCGGCCGCGTCGGCCTGATGGGCATCACCGCCGACGCCACCCTGGCGGCAGGCGGCGAGGTGGTGGGCATCATCCCCAGCCATATCCAGACGACGGAGGTCGATCACAGCGGCCTGACCGAACTGCACATCGTCGACAGCATGCACACCCGCAAGCGCATGATGGTGGATCGGTCCGACGCCTTCGTCGTCATGCCCGGCGGCCTGGGCACCCTGGACGAGGCGTTCGAGATCATCACCTGGCGCCAGCTGAAACTGCACGACAAGCCGGTGGTCATCGCCAACATCAACGGTTACTGGGACCCGCTGCGGGCCCTGCTGACCCACATCCGCGGCACCGGTTTCGGCCGGGGCGAGATCGAGACCTATTTCACCTTCGTCGACAGCGTGGACGCCATCCTGCCGGCCCTGCGCCAGGCACCGGATTCGGTGCAGGTCCCGGCGGTGGATCGCCTGTAA
- a CDS encoding NADP-dependent isocitrate dehydrogenase, with protein sequence MNSPTKITIARGDGIGPEIMDATLEVLAASGANLEYEEIQIGESVYRRGIMNGMEPGAWDSLRRTKVFLKAPITTPQGGGYKSLNVTIRGALGLYANIRPCVSYSPFVATKHPAMDVVIVRENEEDLYAGIEYRQTQEVTQAVKLISRPGSEKIIRYAFEYARANHRRKVTAFVKDNIMKISDGLFHRVFDEIAAEYPEIEAESMIVDIGAARLADTPEHFDVIVTLNLYGDIISDIAAQITGSVGLAGSSNIGDQCAMFEAIHGSAPTIAGKGIANPSGLLLASVMMLVHIGQSEAAERIHNAWLKMIEDGIHTVDIFKRGVSNARIGTRDFAGNLIDRLGERPATLVPASYPAGVASSFSGIALKGAPVQAKKLIGVDVFLERKGGNGDDMAALFQPLVPEGLKLVMVSNRGQKVWPDGAPETFCTDHWRCRVIGEGADEVKHGQVAALLARVAKEGLDFVQSSNLYTFDGANGFSAAAGQ encoded by the coding sequence ATGAATTCTCCGACAAAGATCACGATCGCCCGTGGCGACGGCATCGGTCCTGAGATCATGGACGCCACGCTTGAGGTTCTGGCCGCCAGCGGCGCCAACCTCGAGTATGAGGAAATCCAGATCGGCGAGAGCGTCTATCGCCGTGGCATCATGAACGGCATGGAGCCTGGCGCCTGGGACAGCCTGCGCCGCACCAAGGTCTTCCTGAAGGCCCCCATCACCACCCCGCAAGGGGGAGGGTACAAGTCCCTGAACGTCACCATCCGTGGCGCGCTGGGCCTGTACGCCAACATCCGCCCCTGCGTCAGCTATTCCCCCTTCGTCGCCACCAAGCACCCGGCCATGGACGTGGTGATCGTGCGTGAGAACGAAGAAGACCTGTACGCCGGCATCGAATACCGCCAGACGCAGGAAGTGACCCAGGCGGTGAAGCTGATCTCCCGCCCCGGTTCGGAAAAGATCATCCGCTACGCCTTCGAATACGCGCGGGCCAACCATCGCCGCAAGGTGACGGCCTTCGTGAAGGACAACATCATGAAGATCTCCGATGGCCTGTTCCATCGGGTCTTCGACGAGATCGCCGCCGAGTACCCGGAGATCGAGGCGGAGAGCATGATCGTCGATATCGGTGCGGCCCGCCTGGCCGACACGCCGGAGCATTTCGACGTCATCGTCACGCTGAACCTGTACGGTGACATCATCTCCGACATCGCCGCCCAGATCACCGGGTCGGTCGGCCTGGCCGGCTCCTCCAACATCGGTGACCAGTGCGCCATGTTCGAGGCCATCCACGGCTCCGCCCCCACCATCGCCGGCAAGGGCATCGCCAACCCGTCGGGCCTGCTGCTGGCCAGCGTCATGATGCTGGTCCACATCGGCCAGTCGGAAGCGGCCGAGCGTATCCATAACGCCTGGCTGAAGATGATCGAGGACGGCATCCACACCGTCGACATCTTCAAGCGCGGCGTCAGCAATGCCCGCATCGGCACCCGCGACTTCGCCGGCAACCTGATCGACCGCCTGGGCGAGCGTCCGGCCACCCTGGTGCCCGCCAGCTATCCCGCCGGTGTGGCCAGCAGCTTCAGCGGCATCGCCCTGAAGGGCGCCCCGGTCCAGGCCAAGAAGCTGATCGGCGTTGACGTGTTCCTGGAGCGCAAGGGCGGTAACGGTGATGATATGGCGGCCCTGTTTCAGCCGCTGGTTCCGGAAGGCCTGAAGCTGGTCATGGTGTCCAACCGTGGCCAGAAGGTGTGGCCGGATGGCGCGCCGGAAACCTTCTGCACCGACCATTGGCGCTGCCGCGTCATCGGCGAGGGCGCTGATGAGGTCAAGCACGGCCAGGTGGCCGCACTGCTAGCCCGTGTCGCCAAGGAAGGGCTGGACTTCGTGCAGAGCTCCAACCTCTACACCTTCGACGGCGCCAACGGCTTCTCCGCCGCCGCCGGTCAGTAA
- a CDS encoding NADP-dependent isocitrate dehydrogenase has translation MQKIKVANPVVELDGDEMTRIIWQFIKDKLILPYLDIDLKYFDLGIEHRDATNDQVTVDAAEAIKKYGVGVKCATITPDEARVTEFSLKKMWKSPNGTIRNILGGTVFREPIICTNVPRLVPGWTKPIVIGRHAFGDQYRATDFKVPGPGKLTMTFTPDGGGEAITYDVFQFPDAGVAMGMYNLDESIAGFARACFNYGLQRKYPVYLSTKNTILKAYDGRFKDVFQEIFDAEFAERFKAEGIVYEHRLIDDMVASALKWDGAFVWACKNYDGDVQSDTVAQGFGSLGLMTSVLLTPDGKTVEAEAAHGTVTRHYREHQKGRPTSTNPIASIFAWTQGLSYRGQFDGTPDVTNFAKTLEKVCVETVEAGFMTKDLAVLVGPEQKWLTTQDFLAKLDENLRTAMGYAA, from the coding sequence ATGCAGAAGATCAAGGTTGCCAATCCCGTCGTCGAGCTTGATGGCGATGAGATGACGCGCATCATCTGGCAGTTCATCAAAGACAAGCTGATCCTGCCCTACCTGGACATCGACCTGAAGTACTTCGATCTGGGCATCGAACATCGCGACGCCACCAACGACCAGGTGACCGTGGACGCGGCCGAGGCCATCAAGAAGTACGGCGTGGGCGTCAAGTGCGCGACCATCACCCCGGATGAGGCCCGCGTCACCGAGTTCAGCCTGAAGAAGATGTGGAAGTCGCCCAACGGCACCATCCGCAACATCCTCGGCGGCACCGTGTTCCGTGAGCCCATCATCTGCACCAACGTGCCGCGCCTGGTGCCGGGCTGGACCAAGCCCATCGTCATCGGCCGCCACGCCTTCGGCGACCAGTACCGCGCCACCGATTTCAAGGTGCCCGGCCCCGGCAAGCTGACCATGACCTTCACGCCGGACGGCGGCGGCGAAGCCATCACCTACGACGTGTTCCAGTTCCCGGACGCCGGCGTGGCCATGGGCATGTACAACCTGGATGAGTCGATCGCCGGCTTCGCCCGCGCCTGCTTCAACTACGGCCTGCAGCGCAAGTACCCGGTGTACCTGTCGACCAAGAACACCATCCTCAAGGCCTATGACGGCCGCTTCAAGGACGTGTTCCAGGAGATCTTCGACGCCGAGTTCGCGGAGCGCTTCAAGGCCGAAGGCATCGTCTATGAGCACCGCCTGATCGACGACATGGTTGCCTCCGCCCTGAAGTGGGACGGCGCCTTCGTCTGGGCCTGCAAGAACTACGACGGCGACGTGCAGTCCGACACCGTAGCCCAGGGCTTCGGCTCGCTGGGCCTGATGACCTCCGTCCTGCTGACCCCCGATGGCAAGACCGTCGAGGCCGAGGCCGCCCACGGCACCGTGACCCGTCACTACCGTGAGCACCAGAAGGGCCGCCCCACCTCCACCAACCCCATCGCCTCCATCTTCGCGTGGACGCAGGGCCTGTCCTACCGCGGCCAGTTCGACGGCACGCCGGACGTCACCAACTTCGCCAAGACGCTGGAGAAGGTGTGCGTGGAGACGGTGGAAGCCGGCTTCATGACCAAGGACCTGGCCGTCCTGGTCGGCCCCGAACAGAAGTGGCTGACCACCCAGGACTTCCTGGCCAAGCTGGACGAGAACCTGCGCACGGCCATGGGCTACGCCGCCTAA
- a CDS encoding cytochrome b/b6 domain-containing protein, producing MAPREIGAAGQGRIPVWDLPIRLFHWLLVADLAGLWWTATHDNLELHFKLGYCALGLLLFRLIWGFVGSTQARFSQFLKGPGAVLRHVGHMARPGRLPLERGHNALGGWAVVALLLVLAAQVGTGLFAVDEDGIEEGPLAHRVSGAVSKLARRLHHLNFSIIQIVVLIHVVAVLFYLVVKRENLIRPMVTGWKRLAPHHGTQTGRHGWVPLWRAGVLAVITAGLVAGFLALA from the coding sequence ATGGCGCCCCGGGAAATCGGCGCGGCTGGACAGGGCAGGATTCCCGTTTGGGACCTGCCCATCCGGCTGTTCCACTGGCTGCTGGTGGCCGACCTGGCCGGCCTGTGGTGGACCGCCACCCACGACAATCTGGAACTGCACTTCAAGCTGGGCTACTGCGCCCTGGGCCTGCTGCTGTTCCGGCTGATCTGGGGCTTCGTGGGCAGCACGCAGGCGCGTTTCTCCCAGTTCCTGAAGGGGCCGGGGGCCGTGCTGCGCCATGTCGGCCACATGGCCCGGCCGGGGCGCCTGCCGCTGGAGCGGGGGCACAACGCCCTGGGGGGCTGGGCGGTGGTGGCCCTGCTGCTGGTGCTGGCGGCCCAGGTGGGCACCGGCCTGTTCGCGGTGGACGAGGATGGGATCGAGGAGGGGCCGCTGGCCCACCGCGTCAGCGGTGCGGTGTCCAAGCTGGCGCGGCGCCTGCACCATCTGAATTTCAGCATCATCCAGATCGTGGTGCTGATCCACGTGGTGGCGGTGCTGTTCTACCTGGTGGTGAAGCGTGAGAACCTGATCCGTCCCATGGTGACGGGATGGAAGCGCTTGGCCCCGCATCACGGCACCCAAACCGGCCGGCACGGCTGGGTGCCGCTGTGGCGGGCGGGGGTGTTGGCCGTGATCACGGCGGGCCTGGTGGCCGGCTTTTTGGCCCTTGCCTGA
- a CDS encoding VWA domain-containing protein gives MFTNFFFDLRAARIPVTLREYLALMEAMAANVAGYSVDDFYHLSRTILVKDERNLDRFDVVFGRVFKGLETGAGEGGEDVAARDLPDEWLRKLAERYLTDEEKAQVQALGGWDKLMETLAQRLAEQRGRHQGGSKWVGTAGTSPFGAYGYNPEGVRIGQEGSRHRRAVKVWDRREFRNLDDTVELGTRNIKVALRRLRKFARTGAADVLDLPDTIRATAANAGHLDLKLRPERHNAVKVLLFLDVGGSMDDHIRLCEELFSAAKGEFKHLEYFYFHNCVYEGVWKDNRRRRTEQMSTYEVLRTYPADYKLVFVGDASMSPYEILQPGGAVEHWNQEAGQVWLRRLLDVYRRAIWLNPVVEQYWSYTTSIDMVRRLMDGRMYPLTLQGLEAGMRELSH, from the coding sequence ATGTTCACGAATTTCTTCTTCGACCTGCGCGCCGCCCGCATTCCCGTCACGTTGCGGGAGTATCTGGCGCTGATGGAGGCCATGGCGGCCAACGTCGCGGGATACAGCGTGGACGACTTCTACCATCTGTCGCGCACCATCCTGGTGAAGGATGAACGCAATCTGGACCGCTTCGACGTCGTCTTCGGCCGCGTCTTCAAGGGGCTGGAGACCGGGGCGGGGGAGGGCGGCGAAGATGTCGCCGCGCGCGACCTGCCGGACGAATGGCTGCGCAAACTGGCCGAGCGCTACCTGACCGATGAGGAAAAGGCGCAGGTTCAGGCGCTGGGTGGCTGGGACAAGCTGATGGAGACGTTGGCCCAGCGCCTGGCCGAACAGCGGGGTCGGCATCAGGGTGGTTCCAAGTGGGTCGGCACCGCCGGCACCTCGCCCTTCGGCGCCTATGGCTACAACCCGGAGGGTGTGCGCATCGGGCAGGAGGGCAGCCGCCACCGCCGCGCCGTCAAGGTCTGGGATCGGCGGGAATTCCGCAACCTGGACGACACGGTGGAACTGGGCACCCGCAACATCAAGGTGGCGCTGCGCCGCCTGCGCAAGTTCGCCCGCACGGGCGCCGCCGACGTGCTGGATCTGCCCGACACCATCCGCGCCACGGCGGCCAACGCCGGCCACCTGGACCTGAAACTGCGGCCGGAGCGGCACAACGCCGTCAAGGTGCTGCTGTTCCTGGACGTGGGCGGGTCGATGGACGACCACATCCGCCTGTGCGAGGAACTGTTCTCCGCCGCCAAGGGCGAGTTCAAGCACCTGGAGTATTTTTACTTCCACAACTGTGTCTATGAGGGCGTGTGGAAGGATAACCGCCGTCGGCGTACCGAACAGATGTCGACCTATGAGGTGCTGCGCACATACCCGGCCGACTACAAGCTGGTGTTCGTCGGCGATGCCAGCATGAGCCCCTATGAGATCCTGCAGCCCGGTGGCGCCGTGGAGCACTGGAACCAGGAGGCGGGGCAGGTGTGGTTGCGACGCCTGCTGGACGTCTACCGCCGCGCCATCTGGCTGAACCCGGTGGTGGAGCAGTACTGGTCCTACACGACCAGCATCGACATGGTGCGCCGCCTGATGGACGGGCGCATGTATCCCCTTACCCTTCAAGGGCTTGAGGCCGGCATGCGCGAACTCAGCCACTGA
- a CDS encoding GcrA family cell cycle regulator, translating to MSASEIADLLGNVTRNAVIGKAHRLGLSGRPSPIKKKPTRGATILSLNERMCKWPVGDPKHADFHFCGCPSVPGMPYCREHALMAYQPAKKRDDERKLVMA from the coding sequence ATGAGCGCCAGTGAAATCGCCGATCTGCTGGGTAACGTCACCCGCAACGCGGTGATCGGCAAGGCGCACCGGCTGGGCCTGTCGGGCCGGCCGTCACCTATCAAGAAAAAGCCGACGCGGGGTGCCACCATCCTGTCGTTGAACGAGCGCATGTGCAAATGGCCGGTGGGCGATCCCAAGCACGCCGATTTCCATTTCTGCGGCTGCCCGTCGGTGCCCGGCATGCCCTATTGCCGGGAACACGCCCTGATGGCCTATCAGCCCGCCAAGAAGCGGGATGACGAGCGCAAGCTGGTCATGGCCTGA
- a CDS encoding NAD(P)-dependent alcohol dehydrogenase, with protein sequence MTVHAEHKHAAPRRPITAAVVRGKGEAFVVEQATIAEPGPREVLVRVVATGVCHTDIIIRDQYYPSPLPAVLGHEGSGVVEAVGSGVTAVAPGDHVVMTFMSCGTCPSCEQGHPAHCANFFALNFGGGAADGATATCDAHGHALHDHFFGQSSFGSLAIAHERNVVKVPKDAPLELLGPLGCGIQTGAGAVLNALRVRAGASFAVFGSGAVGLSAVMAARVAGATRIIAVDVTPSRLELARELGATHTINSRETDPVAAIREITGGGVDYTLESSGRPEVLRQAIDALGILGTCGIVGAPKLGTAATFDVNDVMVPGKRIMGIVEGDAVPQIFIPQLVELHLQGRFPFDRLVKFYRFDQINEAIEDSEKGRTIKPILRLDAPERA encoded by the coding sequence ATGACCGTGCATGCCGAGCATAAACACGCCGCCCCCCGCCGGCCCATCACCGCCGCCGTGGTGCGCGGCAAGGGTGAGGCCTTCGTGGTAGAGCAGGCCACCATCGCCGAACCGGGGCCGCGTGAGGTCCTGGTCCGGGTGGTGGCGACGGGCGTCTGCCATACCGACATCATCATCCGTGACCAGTATTACCCGTCGCCCCTGCCGGCCGTGCTGGGCCACGAAGGGTCCGGCGTCGTGGAGGCGGTCGGGTCCGGGGTCACGGCGGTGGCGCCGGGCGACCATGTCGTCATGACCTTCATGTCCTGCGGCACCTGCCCGTCTTGTGAACAGGGGCATCCGGCCCACTGCGCCAATTTCTTCGCGCTGAATTTCGGGGGCGGGGCGGCGGATGGCGCCACCGCCACCTGCGATGCCCACGGCCACGCCCTGCACGACCATTTCTTCGGCCAATCGTCCTTCGGCAGCCTGGCCATCGCGCATGAGCGCAACGTGGTGAAGGTGCCCAAGGATGCGCCGCTGGAGCTGCTGGGCCCGCTGGGTTGCGGCATCCAGACGGGAGCCGGCGCCGTGCTGAACGCCCTGCGCGTGCGCGCCGGCGCCAGCTTCGCCGTTTTCGGTTCGGGTGCCGTCGGCCTCAGCGCGGTGATGGCGGCCCGTGTGGCCGGCGCCACCCGCATCATCGCCGTGGACGTGACGCCCAGCCGGCTGGAACTGGCGCGCGAGTTGGGCGCCACCCACACCATCAACAGCCGGGAGACCGACCCGGTGGCGGCGATCCGCGAGATCACCGGCGGCGGCGTGGACTATACGCTAGAGAGCAGCGGCCGGCCCGAGGTGCTGCGCCAGGCCATCGATGCGCTGGGCATCCTGGGTACCTGCGGTATCGTCGGCGCGCCCAAGCTGGGCACCGCCGCCACCTTCGACGTCAATGACGTCATGGTGCCGGGCAAGCGCATCATGGGCATCGTCGAGGGCGACGCTGTGCCCCAGATCTTCATCCCGCAACTGGTCGAGCTTCACCTCCAGGGCCGCTTCCCCTTCGACCGGCTGGTGAAGTTCTATCGCTTCGACCAGATCAACGAGGCCATCGAGGACAGCGAGAAGGGCCGGACGATCAAACCCATCCTGCGTCTGGACGCGCCGGAACGGGCGTGA
- a CDS encoding tyrosinase family protein, with protein sequence MNLEINRRRLIQYASAIGGVAVINGLPVVARAATVTRRNVTDSAAQKDLDIYRAAVDAMKNKIPASDKRNWTVQASIHQNHCPHGNWYFLPWHRAYLAAFENIIRDVAQKADFALPYWNWTTGPTIPTPFWTGALNDTTRRVTATTPMPASAVGLTVINSQVLSQTNYQAFGSYMPSGQNSLDNKWQRAGGGTGALEGTPHNTVHGTIGGNMGNYMSPLDPIFWLHHCNVDRLWAVWRSMGRADETNSYWRDFTFPSNFYLPNGTPISPVVKNQLSTEALGYVYDNGRTPNLAAEAVAALAASPTAAVPAGGNPLEGAVLADSASFTAAIGKPETAPVKRASTANLLAAAPPSSANPRYYVILDKVVPPTDPSVGLRLFIDTPGANAETPVEDKGYVGSVAFFGTHDAGHGGPHTVTFVLDVTEKAEALNLKDGRENAITLVPVALNDDKAASKVSVASAKIVAI encoded by the coding sequence ATGAACCTAGAAATTAATCGCCGCCGACTGATCCAGTACGCCAGCGCCATCGGGGGCGTGGCCGTCATCAATGGTCTGCCCGTCGTGGCCCGCGCCGCGACGGTGACCCGGCGCAACGTCACGGACTCCGCCGCCCAGAAGGATCTGGACATCTACCGCGCCGCCGTCGACGCGATGAAGAACAAGATTCCGGCCAGCGACAAGCGCAACTGGACGGTCCAGGCCAGCATCCACCAGAACCACTGCCCCCACGGCAACTGGTACTTCCTGCCCTGGCATCGCGCCTATCTGGCGGCGTTCGAGAACATCATCCGCGACGTGGCACAGAAGGCGGACTTCGCCCTGCCCTATTGGAACTGGACGACCGGCCCCACCATCCCGACGCCGTTCTGGACCGGCGCGCTGAACGACACCACCCGGCGCGTGACCGCGACCACGCCCATGCCGGCCAGCGCCGTCGGCCTTACAGTGATCAACAGCCAGGTGCTGAGCCAGACCAACTACCAGGCGTTCGGCAGCTACATGCCCAGCGGCCAAAACAGCCTGGACAACAAGTGGCAGCGGGCGGGCGGCGGCACGGGCGCGCTGGAAGGCACACCCCACAACACCGTGCACGGCACAATCGGCGGCAACATGGGCAACTACATGTCGCCGCTGGATCCCATCTTCTGGCTGCACCACTGCAACGTCGACCGGCTGTGGGCGGTCTGGCGCAGCATGGGCCGGGCGGACGAGACCAATTCCTATTGGCGGGACTTCACCTTCCCCAGCAACTTCTACCTGCCCAACGGCACGCCCATCAGCCCGGTGGTGAAGAACCAGCTGTCGACCGAGGCGCTGGGCTATGTCTATGACAACGGCCGCACGCCCAACCTGGCGGCGGAGGCTGTGGCCGCCTTGGCCGCCAGCCCCACCGCCGCCGTGCCGGCGGGCGGCAACCCCTTGGAAGGCGCCGTGCTGGCGGATAGCGCGTCCTTCACGGCCGCCATCGGCAAGCCCGAGACGGCACCGGTCAAACGCGCGTCCACAGCCAACCTGCTGGCGGCCGCGCCCCCCTCATCCGCCAACCCCCGTTACTACGTGATCCTGGACAAGGTCGTGCCGCCGACCGACCCCAGCGTCGGCCTGCGCCTGTTCATCGACACGCCCGGCGCCAACGCCGAAACGCCGGTGGAGGACAAGGGGTATGTCGGTTCCGTCGCCTTCTTCGGCACCCACGATGCCGGCCACGGCGGGCCGCACACCGTCACCTTCGTGCTGGACGTGACCGAAAAGGCGGAAGCGCTGAACCTGAAGGACGGGCGGGAGAACGCCATCACCCTGGTGCCCGTGGCCCTGAACGACGACAAGGCTGCCTCCAAGGTGTCCGTGGCATCGGCCAAGATCGTCGCCATATAA
- a CDS encoding cytochrome c, whose translation MPRVSRDISVIRSASRGRKAHIVAGLAMAAALLGSAVASAALDPAEIVKARQQDMKKLGGGMKVFMGYVKDGTGTPQDVASAAAAMAVVVKGLPDQFPEGTAVGVGESEALPAIWQDNAKYRQGFTDLAQALDKLQAAGADKTAIGQAVQAVGGTCKQCHETYRQKK comes from the coding sequence ATGCCGCGTGTTTCCCGAGACATTTCCGTGATCCGTTCCGCGTCCCGGGGCCGCAAGGCCCATATCGTCGCCGGCCTGGCCATGGCCGCCGCCCTGCTGGGCAGTGCCGTCGCCTCCGCCGCCCTGGATCCCGCCGAAATCGTCAAGGCCCGCCAGCAGGACATGAAGAAGCTGGGCGGCGGCATGAAGGTCTTCATGGGGTATGTGAAGGACGGCACCGGCACGCCGCAGGACGTGGCGTCCGCCGCCGCCGCCATGGCCGTCGTGGTCAAGGGCCTGCCCGACCAGTTCCCCGAGGGCACCGCCGTCGGCGTGGGCGAGAGCGAGGCCCTGCCGGCCATCTGGCAGGACAACGCCAAGTACCGCCAGGGTTTCACCGACCTGGCCCAGGCGCTGGACAAGCTGCAGGCCGCCGGCGCCGACAAGACCGCCATCGGCCAGGCCGTGCAGGCCGTGGGCGGCACCTGCAAGCAGTGCCACGAAACCTATCGCCAGAAGAAGTAA
- a CDS encoding alpha/beta hydrolase: protein MTTLAALAGMFIAGAAFAQSANPTLDGDETLRARYALPNSRFMEIDGTPIHYVDEGQGPAILLVHGSYSSLRQWNGWAAELKKRYRVIRFDMAPAGLSGPSPAGDYGIEANLHIIDVLTRRLGIDRFMVISTSSGAATGIAYAATRPDKVIAQIFGDAAVGPLKIDPAKFPAELKAAVAEDATHKGVHKPEFWRQILLYNIDDKAKVTPDLVQEWTDLNNRALRMPIQGPPPSLDRTVQDLTSIRMPTLILWGADDHEVGLDHADRALALIPGSDKQMIILPGCGHMMPPDCGDAALAQAMPFIDRVLQSAVR from the coding sequence ATGACGACATTGGCTGCGCTGGCGGGGATGTTCATCGCCGGGGCGGCGTTCGCCCAGTCGGCGAACCCAACGTTGGACGGGGATGAGACCCTGCGCGCGCGATACGCGTTACCCAACTCGCGCTTCATGGAGATCGACGGCACGCCCATCCACTATGTCGATGAGGGGCAGGGGCCGGCCATCCTGCTGGTCCACGGCTCATATTCCAGCCTGCGGCAGTGGAACGGCTGGGCGGCTGAACTGAAGAAGCGGTACCGCGTCATCCGGTTCGACATGGCGCCCGCCGGCCTGTCGGGCCCGTCGCCGGCCGGGGACTATGGCATCGAGGCCAACCTGCACATCATCGACGTGCTGACGCGGCGGCTGGGTATCGACCGTTTCATGGTGATCTCGACCTCCAGCGGCGCCGCCACGGGCATCGCCTATGCGGCCACGCGTCCGGACAAGGTGATCGCCCAGATCTTCGGGGATGCGGCGGTCGGCCCTTTGAAGATCGATCCGGCCAAGTTCCCGGCGGAACTGAAGGCGGCGGTGGCGGAGGACGCCACCCACAAGGGCGTTCACAAGCCGGAGTTCTGGCGCCAAATCCTACTCTACAACATTGATGACAAGGCGAAGGTCACGCCGGATCTGGTCCAGGAATGGACCGACCTGAACAATCGCGCGCTACGCATGCCCATCCAAGGGCCGCCCCCGTCGCTGGACCGGACGGTGCAGGATTTGACGTCCATCCGCATGCCGACCCTGATCCTGTGGGGTGCCGACGACCATGAGGTTGGGCTGGACCACGCGGACCGGGCGCTGGCGCTGATCCCCGGTTCGGATAAGCAGATGATTATTCTGCCGGGCTGCGGCCACATGATGCCGCCCGACTGCGGCGACGCGGCCCTGGCGCAGGCCATGCCCTTCATCGACCGCGTTCTGCAATCGGCCGTGCGCTGA